The Moorena producens PAL-8-15-08-1 genomic interval AGGTCGAATATGAAAACCTGTATAAATGCTTAGATAACCTTTACTTCAGTAAAGATTGGTTCAAGCACATTTTCGATTCAGAATCCGTAGAGGTTGAAATTGAAGATCAATGTCTTCGTGATTACGGCAATAGCCAATATCGGTTTAATGTCTTTATCTATAGCAATTCTACGACTTGTGAGGTACAAATTTCTGGTTTTTAGGGAGCAGGGAGCAGGGAGCAGGGAGCAGGGAGCAGGGAGCAGGGAGCAGGGAGCAGGGAAGAGGGAAGAGGGAAGAGGAACCCACCCCTAACCCCTCCCAGGAGGGGAAGGGAAGAGGGAAGAGGGAAAAAATAATGTGTACCTCATGAGTCCTAGAAACGCTATAAGTAATTTATATAAACATTAAACCCTTAGTAAAATCTAAATTTAAAAAATATTACTATTGCTAATAGTTACATTATCAAAAAAATTTTGTGTATAGACGTTTTGTATTGGATAAGTATAATATGAATAAACCAGATAAAGCAATTGATAAGTCTCAAAAAGCTATTGATAGTCATGGTGAGCAGCCAGGTTGGCTCTACCTAGCTTTAGGTTATGTCCATTATAACAACAATCAATTAAATGATGCGATTTATAATTACAAAAAAATTATTGAAATCAACTCTAATCAACCCAGTTTGATCTATAAAAAACTGGGTAATGCTTTAGAAAGTCAAGAAAGATTATCAGAAGCAATTTCAATTTACAAAAAAGGAATCAGAACTAATCCAGAGCATCCTGAGCTTTATATTTGTTTAGGGGATAGTTACGCAAATTTAGAGCATGTAGAAAAAGCTAGAAAAACCTATTCTCAAGCTATAACCCTGCGAGCTAAAAATCCTCAATTCTCTGGTTTTTTAGACTTTGAACCAATTTTATCATCTTATTCAAAAGCAATAGAATCAACCTGTATAGAGAATTTTTATTACCATATAGGTAAAGCATTGAGTTATAGGCAAAATCTAAATCAAGCTGCCAAATTTTATAGGAAGGCTATTCAGATTAATCCTGAAATGTCGGCGGTTTACCAAAATTTAGGTGGTGTTGCTGCACAGCAAGGTAATTGTGAAGAGGCGATCGCCTTTTACATTAAGGCTATTAAGTCTGATCCAGGGAATGAGGAGTTCCATAATGAACTGTGGTGGTACTTATTATCTATCCCTATCGCACTACAGAAATTGGAAAAAATCGATAATCTTGCTACAAACATAGTGCAAGTAGCAAATGAGACCAAAACCATGAACCAGTCTAATATAGCGCCTTTAGAATCTGATCATGGTGATTCTCTCAAAAATAGCCCACTCTTCTCAAACTTAATGGCTAATTATGAAAGAACTATCCAGTTGGCAACTCGCTCAAGTGAGACTATTTCAGCGAAAGACATGGTAGTGGTTCTTGCTAAAAAAAATAAAGCGATACATTTAAGGCTTTGGCAGCAATTTAAATTTATAAATTCTCTACTTAGGGAGCATGATATCAATTATTGGGCTATTGATGGCACCCTAATGGGTGCTATTCGACATCAAGGTTTCATCCCTTGGGATAACGATATTGATATTGAGATGAAAGAATCAGATCTAAATCGACTTTTATCTTTAGAATATCTACTCAATCAACATGGATGTTATTTGAAAAAAATTTCTAAAAATTATTATCAAATTGCCGACAATTTTGACCTTTTTATATATGAACAAAGAAAATGGGCATCTCAAGGTTGCTATTACACATCTCTAGATGAGCATGAAATATTCCCTTTGCGAAAATTTAAATTCTGTGACTTTGAGATTTATGCTCCCCATAAAGCAGACGAATATCTGAAAAGGGCTTACGGAAATGATTGTCTGCAAAGATGCCGAATTTGGAATACTCATTTAAACAATTATTTTAAACCTGGCCATGATCCAGAAAGGTATGTCTTGAGCATTGATGATGTTAATAAGATATTGAAAATATGACTATAGCTTTTTAGTTTTATAAAAATGGCAATCAATAGTAATAATTTCAGAGCAATTATCTTAGCGGCTAGTTATGGAAGGCG includes:
- a CDS encoding LicD family protein; the encoded protein is MNKPDKAIDKSQKAIDSHGEQPGWLYLALGYVHYNNNQLNDAIYNYKKIIEINSNQPSLIYKKLGNALESQERLSEAISIYKKGIRTNPEHPELYICLGDSYANLEHVEKARKTYSQAITLRAKNPQFSGFLDFEPILSSYSKAIESTCIENFYYHIGKALSYRQNLNQAAKFYRKAIQINPEMSAVYQNLGGVAAQQGNCEEAIAFYIKAIKSDPGNEEFHNELWWYLLSIPIALQKLEKIDNLATNIVQVANETKTMNQSNIAPLESDHGDSLKNSPLFSNLMANYERTIQLATRSSETISAKDMVVVLAKKNKAIHLRLWQQFKFINSLLREHDINYWAIDGTLMGAIRHQGFIPWDNDIDIEMKESDLNRLLSLEYLLNQHGCYLKKISKNYYQIADNFDLFIYEQRKWASQGCYYTSLDEHEIFPLRKFKFCDFEIYAPHKADEYLKRAYGNDCLQRCRIWNTHLNNYFKPGHDPERYVLSIDDVNKILKI